A genomic region of Candidatus Limnocylindrales bacterium contains the following coding sequences:
- a CDS encoding ABC transporter ATP-binding protein, translating into MSIPRDLSSGDAVVRAAGLCKSFATTAGPLAVLRGIDLVVARGQTVSVAGESGSGKSTLLALLAGLDVADSGTLEVGGVDLASAGEHQLSDFRSRTVGIVFQHFHLIRSLTALENVRLPLELRDGEDPDGRADRALESVGLGARFDHFPAQLSGGERQRVAIARALVGEPELLLADEPTGNLDEKTGGAVADVLFELVERTSTTLVLVTHSAALASRCARSMVLRDGRLHDGYDDALTTPREQVATERAGRVPSSRC; encoded by the coding sequence GTGAGCATCCCGCGCGACCTTTCCTCAGGAGACGCCGTCGTTCGCGCGGCGGGTCTATGCAAGAGCTTTGCGACCACGGCCGGACCGCTTGCGGTGCTGCGCGGCATCGATCTGGTCGTCGCGCGCGGCCAGACGGTGTCGGTCGCCGGGGAGTCCGGCAGCGGAAAATCCACGCTGCTCGCACTGCTCGCCGGCCTCGACGTCGCAGACTCGGGAACGCTCGAGGTCGGCGGCGTCGACCTTGCGTCGGCCGGCGAGCACCAGCTCAGCGATTTCCGTTCGCGCACGGTTGGAATCGTCTTCCAGCATTTCCACCTGATCCGGTCGCTGACGGCGCTCGAAAACGTGCGCCTGCCGCTCGAGCTTCGCGACGGCGAGGATCCGGACGGGCGCGCCGACCGCGCGCTCGAATCCGTCGGTCTCGGCGCCCGCTTCGATCATTTTCCTGCGCAGCTGAGCGGCGGCGAGCGCCAGCGCGTTGCGATTGCACGAGCGCTGGTCGGTGAGCCGGAGCTCCTGCTCGCCGACGAGCCGACCGGCAACCTCGACGAAAAGACCGGAGGCGCCGTCGCCGATGTGCTGTTCGAGCTCGTCGAGCGCACGTCGACGACGCTCGTCCTCGTCACGCACAGCGCAGCGCTGGCGTCGCGCTGTGCGCGCTCGATGGTGCTCCGTGACGGCCGGCTGCACGACGGTTATGACGATGCCCTGACGACTCCGCGCGAGCAGGTGGCCACCGAGCGCGCCGGCCGGGTGCCTTCGAGCCGATGCTGA
- a CDS encoding FtsX-like permease family protein: protein MLTLLGLALRDLRQQRAFSLFFIANLALGLGGSLLLDSLQGSVSRTLTARSQALLGADIRVASPHALSADETARIDAAAAAPDSSGGANGSGSSSSSGVETSDLVQLYSMVSGSGRARLVELRGIDRHFPLYGGLVLANGGVAGDAVRDGLERGDAWADPSLLEQLGVHVGDAIRIGTGTFRIADTLVRDTGLSVRAASLAPRLYVAGSLLAATGLLDTGSRVEHQHLVALEDGARADGGASAAAARMRSALHDARVRIISHEEAVSEISGGYSRVTGYLGLVSLVALALAGVASAYLFHAFLRRRVADLAILMSLGARRRYAQALLMTEVGVLASIAAVVAIVAVMLALPAAAWLLADLLPAELALGVGVRDAAVALAVALSVGPVSCLPLLARLATLRVADLFQEQAHLALRSRPRDVLWTLPAVALLFVLAAERVGNPRHGAWFAAVLLVAFGAAAGAGRVLLPFVAAASVRARLSIRLALRQLSPHRRASRTAFVALTMTALLLGLPPQLRSILTQQLIPPGKETTPSLFLFDIQPEQTGPLRAHLAAAGTDWQRLAPMVRARLLSINGETVRAEDAPAGDAAAQKPSGGFRSGENPGARRYNLTYEADLHTTEKIVAGAPFDGTWSVESNSLPQISLEKEFARRLGLALGDRLRFDVQGVEVEGRVVNLREVDWTSLQPNFFVSFQPGVLEAAPTVFLASIPALDGAARERLQASIVEKFPNISMIDVTRGVERALGLLTQLRWAVAATAWTALAVGLMLVFAIARDEADERRWDINLMKVLGARHGLLRTSIAMEFATLGAVAALAGCTIGIGACAVLARSVLDVDWHPAWLPLMAVAIVLPLIAAVTARVAMGRVLRERPLLTLG from the coding sequence ATGCTGACGCTCCTCGGGCTCGCGCTTCGCGACCTGCGGCAGCAGCGGGCGTTCTCGCTGTTCTTCATTGCGAACCTGGCGCTCGGGCTCGGCGGCTCGCTGCTGCTCGATTCGCTGCAGGGGTCGGTCAGCCGCACGCTCACGGCAAGGTCGCAGGCCCTGCTCGGCGCGGACATCCGCGTGGCATCGCCTCACGCGCTGAGCGCCGATGAGACTGCACGGATCGACGCCGCAGCTGCAGCGCCTGACTCCTCGGGCGGCGCAAACGGCTCGGGTTCGTCTTCATCGAGCGGTGTCGAAACATCAGACCTCGTTCAGCTGTACTCGATGGTCTCCGGCAGCGGGCGCGCGCGCCTCGTCGAGCTGCGCGGAATCGACCGGCATTTTCCGCTTTACGGCGGTCTGGTGCTGGCGAACGGAGGCGTCGCGGGCGACGCCGTTCGCGACGGGCTCGAACGCGGAGACGCGTGGGCCGATCCGTCCCTGCTCGAACAGCTCGGCGTCCACGTCGGCGATGCAATCAGGATCGGCACCGGGACGTTCCGCATTGCGGACACGCTGGTGCGCGACACCGGGCTTTCGGTGCGCGCCGCGTCGCTTGCGCCGCGTCTGTACGTTGCGGGCTCGCTTCTGGCCGCGACGGGACTGCTCGACACCGGAAGCCGCGTCGAGCACCAGCATCTCGTCGCGCTCGAAGACGGTGCTCGCGCTGATGGAGGCGCGAGCGCCGCTGCCGCGCGCATGCGATCGGCACTTCATGATGCGCGCGTACGAATCATCAGCCACGAGGAGGCCGTCTCCGAGATTTCCGGCGGCTACTCGCGCGTGACCGGATATCTCGGCCTGGTCTCGCTCGTGGCACTGGCTCTTGCCGGAGTCGCGTCGGCCTATCTGTTCCATGCGTTCCTGCGCAGACGCGTTGCCGACCTCGCGATCCTCATGAGCCTCGGCGCGAGGCGCCGCTACGCGCAGGCCCTTCTGATGACCGAAGTTGGCGTGCTCGCTTCCATCGCCGCGGTCGTCGCGATCGTCGCGGTGATGCTCGCGCTGCCGGCCGCCGCATGGCTGCTGGCGGACCTGCTTCCCGCCGAGCTCGCGCTCGGCGTCGGCGTGCGCGACGCGGCCGTCGCGCTGGCCGTTGCGCTGTCGGTCGGCCCCGTCTCATGCCTTCCGCTGCTCGCGCGGCTCGCAACGCTGCGAGTGGCCGACCTGTTTCAGGAGCAGGCCCATCTCGCTCTTCGCAGCCGCCCGCGCGACGTGCTGTGGACTCTGCCGGCCGTCGCGCTGCTGTTCGTGCTTGCGGCAGAAAGAGTCGGCAATCCCCGTCACGGAGCATGGTTCGCAGCGGTCCTGCTCGTGGCATTCGGCGCGGCCGCCGGCGCGGGCCGCGTGCTGCTTCCATTCGTCGCTGCCGCGAGCGTGCGCGCACGGCTGTCGATCCGGCTCGCTCTGCGCCAGCTTTCTCCGCATCGGCGCGCGTCGCGCACGGCGTTCGTGGCGCTGACGATGACGGCGCTGCTGCTCGGACTGCCGCCGCAGCTGCGTTCCATCCTGACCCAGCAGCTCATTCCGCCGGGGAAGGAGACGACTCCGAGCCTGTTTCTTTTCGACATTCAGCCCGAGCAGACCGGGCCGCTGCGCGCGCATCTCGCAGCTGCGGGCACCGACTGGCAGCGCCTCGCGCCGATGGTGCGTGCACGTCTGCTCAGCATCAACGGCGAAACCGTCCGCGCCGAGGACGCGCCGGCCGGCGACGCGGCCGCGCAGAAACCTTCGGGCGGTTTTCGAAGCGGCGAGAACCCCGGCGCGCGGCGCTACAACCTGACGTACGAGGCCGACCTGCACACGACGGAGAAGATCGTTGCGGGAGCTCCGTTCGACGGAACGTGGAGCGTCGAATCGAATTCGCTGCCGCAGATTTCACTGGAGAAGGAGTTCGCGCGCCGCCTCGGGCTCGCGCTCGGAGACCGGCTGCGCTTCGACGTGCAGGGCGTCGAGGTCGAAGGACGCGTCGTCAACCTGCGCGAGGTCGACTGGACCAGCCTGCAGCCGAACTTCTTCGTATCGTTCCAGCCGGGCGTGCTCGAGGCGGCGCCGACGGTGTTTCTCGCGTCGATCCCGGCCCTCGACGGCGCGGCGCGCGAGCGCCTTCAGGCGTCGATCGTCGAGAAATTTCCGAACATCTCGATGATCGACGTGACGCGCGGCGTGGAGCGCGCGCTCGGCCTGCTCACGCAGCTTCGCTGGGCCGTGGCCGCCACCGCGTGGACGGCGCTCGCCGTGGGACTGATGCTGGTGTTCGCGATCGCCCGCGACGAAGCCGACGAGCGGCGCTGGGATATCAATCTGATGAAGGTGCTGGGCGCCCGCCACGGGCTGCTTCGCACCAGCATCGCGATGGAGTTCGCGACGCTCGGCGCCGTCGCCGCGCTGGCCGGATGCACGATCGGTATCGGCGCGTGCGCCGTGCTCGCGCGCAGCGTTCTCGACGTCGACTGGCATCCGGCATGGCTGCCGCTCATGGCCGTGGCGATCGTGCTGCCGCTGATCGCTGCCGTGACTGCCCGCGTGGCGATGGGACGCGTGCTTCGCGAACGGCCGCT